The Ferviditalea candida genome has a window encoding:
- a CDS encoding AbrB/MazE/SpoVT family DNA-binding domain-containing protein — MMKSTGIVRKVDELGRVVIPIELRRTLGIGEKDALEIYVDGERIMLKKYEPACIFCGNAENVTYFKGKIVCNECISEMPTPVTK; from the coding sequence ATGATGAAATCAACCGGGATTGTTAGAAAAGTAGATGAATTGGGCCGTGTCGTCATTCCCATTGAACTTCGCCGCACACTCGGGATCGGTGAAAAAGATGCTTTGGAAATATATGTGGACGGAGAGCGCATCATGCTGAAAAAGTACGAGCCCGCCTGCATTTTCTGCGGAAACGCCGAAAACGTCACATATTTCAAAGGAAAAATTGTTTGCAACGAATGTATTTCCGAAATGCCTACACCTGTGACAAAATAA
- a CDS encoding TatD family hydrolase, whose product MLIDSHAHLDAAHFDDDREEVIQRALAQGVTAIVNIGFNRETIPTTLKLSEAYEFIYAAVGWHPQDAIDMKPEDLGWIEQSCAREKVLAIGEIGLDYYWDTSPKDVQHQVFREQIRLARKLRMPIIIHNRDAHEDVVRILREEKADEVGGIMHSFSGSWEIAKQCLNLNFYISFSGPVTFKNAKQPKTVLANVPLDRLLVETDSPYLTPHPYRGKRNESAYVRLIAETAAEIKGLPIAEIEEITTSNAKKILGIL is encoded by the coding sequence ATGCTGATCGATAGCCATGCTCATCTCGACGCCGCGCATTTTGACGATGATCGGGAAGAAGTGATACAACGTGCCCTCGCTCAAGGAGTAACGGCCATAGTGAATATCGGCTTTAACCGGGAGACCATTCCCACGACTTTAAAGCTTTCCGAAGCTTATGAATTTATTTATGCCGCGGTCGGATGGCACCCCCAGGACGCCATCGACATGAAGCCCGAGGACCTGGGATGGATTGAACAAAGCTGTGCAAGGGAGAAGGTGCTGGCCATCGGGGAGATCGGCTTGGATTATTATTGGGATACCTCTCCGAAAGACGTTCAGCATCAAGTATTCCGCGAACAGATTCGTTTGGCCAGAAAGCTGCGAATGCCGATCATTATCCACAATCGGGACGCTCATGAAGATGTCGTGCGGATTCTCAGGGAAGAGAAGGCGGACGAGGTTGGAGGCATTATGCACAGTTTTTCCGGAAGTTGGGAAATTGCCAAGCAGTGTCTGAACTTGAATTTTTATATCTCCTTCAGCGGACCGGTCACGTTCAAGAATGCAAAGCAGCCCAAAACGGTGTTGGCCAACGTACCGCTTGACCGATTGCTCGTGGAAACCGATTCACCGTATTTGACTCCCCATCCCTATCGGGGAAAGCGGAACGAGTCGGCTTATGTCCGGTTAATTGCGGAGACGGCTGCGGAAATCAAAGGGTTACCAATTGCGGAAATAGAAGAAATCACAACAAGCAATGCCAAAAAAATACTTGGAATATTATAG
- a CDS encoding HD domain-containing protein, which translates to MKRLREEKVFKDPVHKYIYVQNETIWDLINTPEFQRLRRIRQLGTSFHTFHGAEHSRFSHSLGVYEITRKIISQFERNEYVDWPKEESLLCLAAALLHDVGHGPFSHSIEPVFGMRHEEWSRRIVLGETEVNRVLRDVSPLFPERVAAVIGKSYSKPIVVSLISSQLDADRMDYLLRDAYFTGVNYGTFDLERILRVLRPHGGRIVVKDSGMHAVEDYLMARYQMYWQVYFHPVTRSSEIILRKIFLRAKALLEEHYDFRFMVYPMREWLQRTITVKEYLLLDEPFVQMAIMQWIREDDPILADLCSRFMHRKLFKYVTMDTLDTAFVEDMKRAILQVGMDPAYYLEIDFPTDLPYDLYRPGGNEEKLPIYLLSDRDRLAEITDKSDIVRSISGIHKGQYEVYFPSEVAPGFH; encoded by the coding sequence ATGAAGCGGTTGCGGGAAGAAAAAGTTTTTAAAGATCCGGTACATAAATATATCTACGTGCAGAATGAAACGATCTGGGATTTGATCAATACCCCGGAATTTCAGCGCTTGCGCAGAATACGCCAGCTCGGAACTTCCTTTCATACCTTTCATGGCGCCGAACACAGCAGATTCTCCCATTCGCTTGGCGTATATGAGATCACACGAAAGATTATTTCGCAGTTCGAGCGCAACGAATATGTCGATTGGCCCAAGGAAGAGAGTTTGCTGTGCTTGGCTGCGGCTCTGCTTCACGATGTGGGGCACGGTCCGTTTTCACATTCGATTGAACCGGTTTTCGGCATGCGCCATGAAGAATGGTCCCGGCGGATCGTGCTCGGTGAAACCGAGGTCAACCGGGTGCTGCGGGACGTGTCCCCGTTATTTCCGGAACGGGTCGCTGCGGTAATCGGCAAGTCCTACTCCAAACCGATTGTCGTCAGCTTGATTTCGAGCCAACTGGATGCCGACAGAATGGATTATCTGTTGAGAGACGCTTATTTTACCGGGGTGAATTACGGCACCTTCGATTTGGAGCGAATCCTGCGCGTTCTCAGACCGCATGGCGGACGGATTGTCGTCAAGGACAGCGGCATGCATGCGGTGGAGGATTATTTGATGGCGCGGTATCAAATGTACTGGCAGGTCTATTTTCATCCGGTTACCCGCAGCTCGGAAATCATCCTGAGGAAAATTTTTCTCAGAGCAAAAGCGCTCTTAGAAGAACATTACGATTTTCGGTTTATGGTATATCCTATGCGGGAATGGCTTCAACGGACAATTACGGTCAAGGAGTATCTGCTGTTGGATGAACCGTTCGTGCAAATGGCAATTATGCAGTGGATCCGCGAGGATGACCCTATTCTGGCCGATTTATGCAGCCGTTTCATGCACCGCAAGCTGTTCAAATATGTGACTATGGATACGCTGGATACGGCGTTTGTCGAGGATATGAAGCGGGCTATTCTTCAAGTAGGCATGGATCCGGCATACTATCTGGAAATTGATTTTCCGACGGATCTGCCGTATGATTTATACCGACCGGGAGGAAATGAAGAAAAATTGCCCATTTATTTGCTTTCCGACCGGGACCGCTTGGCCGAGATTACCGACAAATCGGACATTGTCCGTTCCATCAGCGGGATTCACAAAGGACAATATGAAGTGTATTTCCCTTCCGAAGTCGCGCCAGGATTTCATTAA